The region ATGTCCGATGCGGTGCCTAGCCCTGCGTCAATAATGACTGGAACACTGGCTCGTGTTTTGATCAGCTCAATGTTGTGAGGATTACGAATACCGAGACCCGAACCGATTGGAGCCGCGAGTGGCATGACTGCGGCGCAGCCAACATCTTCAAGTTTCAGGGCCAGAACAGGATCGTCATTTGTATAAGGTAAAACGGTGAAGCCTTCGTTGACCAGCGTTGTCGCTGCTTCCAGGAGTTCGTGTGAGTCTGGTAAAAGAGTGTCTTCATCGGCAATGACTTCGAGTTTGATAAGATCAGTGCCCAGGGCTTCTCGTGCCATTTGAGCCGTGAGAACTGCTTCCCGAGCCGTAAAGCAGCCAGCGGTATTGGGTAAGAGATGATAACCGCGCTCTTGGAGAAGCTTGTAGAGATTTTCACTGCCCTCGGCTTCAACATTTACGCGCCGAAGAGACATGGTCACGAGCTCTGCGGTGGACGCTTTCAAAGATTCAAGCATCACATCCATATTGGGATAGCTGGCGGTACCGAGAAGAACTCTCGATTTGAGAGTTAGGTTACCGATTTTCCATGTATCTTGTGTCATAACAAATCTCTTCTTTCATGGGGCATCGTTGAATTCAATGCATTTGGACATTTTTAAAGGCGTCAACCGCCGCTTACGGCACCTAAGATTTCAATGTCGTCGTCGTCTCGTAAGAGGTGGCTTGTCCAAAGGCTTCTGGAAATGACCGAGCCATTGATGGCGACCGCAACCCCCTGAGGATCGAGCTCGCCGGTCAGTTTTTCGATGAGCTGGATAAGTAGAGTTATTTCTTCAAGCACTTGGCTAACGCCATTGATACGAAGTTTCATGTTGAACTCTCATCGTTGAATCGGGTTGGAGAAAGTGCACTTAGAAGCTCTGGTACACGGTTTGACTGGAGAATTTCAAGTATTGCTGCTGCGGTAATTGGGGCAAGCATCATGCCGTGCCGG is a window of Deltaproteobacteria bacterium DNA encoding:
- the thiS gene encoding sulfur carrier protein ThiS; translated protein: MKLRINGVSQVLEEITLLIQLIEKLTGELDPQGVAVAINGSVISRSLWTSHLLRDDDDIEILGAVSGG
- the thiG gene encoding thiazole synthase (functions in thiamine (vitamin B1) biosynthesis; in Bacillus subtilis this enzyme catalyzes the formation of thiazole from dehydroxyglycine and 1-deoxy-D-xylulose-5-phosphate and ThiS-thiocarboxylate), producing MTQDTWKIGNLTLKSRVLLGTASYPNMDVMLESLKASTAELVTMSLRRVNVEAEGSENLYKLLQERGYHLLPNTAGCFTAREAVLTAQMAREALGTDLIKLEVIADEDTLLPDSHELLEAATTLVNEGFTVLPYTNDDPVLALKLEDVGCAAVMPLAAPIGSGLGIRNPHNIELIKTRASVPVIIDAGLGTASD